A window of the Brassica oleracea var. oleracea cultivar TO1000 chromosome C1, BOL, whole genome shotgun sequence genome harbors these coding sequences:
- the LOC106307078 gene encoding UPF0307 protein Asuc_0809, with protein sequence MAQLIRPVRQLSPQCHHCLRNLRHLFSKKLPLNPPSSTPTLLLLSPSFSTARSPPRRRLRRPAPPEALAPPNLIAEEDGGSDESESESSRSRNQRKRDARRAVRWGMELASFSSDQIKRVMRAASLGEEVYDALMLAKRLGADVREGKRRHFNYIGKLLREVEPDLMDTLINATNQGDLTRIQALIASAKDGADDAGVSDFIDSETESEDEGESSEEYVAIAARWFDGLISQNVELTKEVYSLQGVDFDRQELRKLVRKVQLVHEQRKDVTPEKQKEVDAALVTAEKSLNRFLHSMAKQMQSEESSLYL encoded by the exons ATGGCGCAACTCATACGTCCGGTAAGGCAATTGTCGCCGCAGTGTCATCACTGTCTTCGTAATCTCCGCCACTTGTTCTCCAAGAAGCTGCCGCTAAACCCACCTTCTTCTACGCCCACTCTCCTTCTCCTCTCCCCTTCTTTCTCCACCGCAAGATCTCCACCTCGTCGGCGACTTCGCCGTCCCGCGCCACCAGAAGCTCTCGCTCCTCCAAACCTCATTGCTGAAGAAGATGGCGGTAGCGATGAATCAGAGTCTGAGTCGTCGAGAAGCAGGAACCAGCGGAAGCGTGACGCTCGCCGCGCCGTCCGGTGGGGTATGGAGCTAGCTTCCTTCTCTAGTGATCAGATTAAGAGGGTTATGAG AGCGGCGTCGCTTGGTGAAGAGGTTTACGATGCGTTGATGCTTGCCAAG AGACTAGGCGCGGATGTTAGAGAAGGGAAGCGTAGACATTTTAACTATATCG GGAAGTTGTTGCGTGAAGTTGAACCTGATTTGATGGACACTCTGATTAATGCCACTAATCAGGGTGATCTCACAAGGATTCAGGCGCTGATTGCTTCGGCAAAGGATGGCGCAGATGACGCTGGAGTGAGTGATTTTATTGATTCAGAAACAGAGTCGGAAGATGAAGGAGAG AGCTCAGAAGAATATGTGGCTATAGCTGCGAGATGGTTTGATGGCCTTATCAGTCAAAATGTGGAGCTCACAAAAGAAGTTTATTCTCTTCAGGGTGTTGATTTCGATCGACAG GAATTGCGTAAACTTGTTCGGAAAGTACAGTTGGTTCATGAGCAGAGAAAAGACGTAACCCCGGAGAAGCAGAAAGAAGTCGATGCTGCATTGGTGACGGCTGAGAAGTCTCTGAATCGATTTCTTCATTCCATGGCGAAACAAATGCAGAGTGAGGAGAGCAGTCTGTACTTATGA
- the LOC106307070 gene encoding thaumatin-like protein 1b: MIITLLHSPVSFCFIYMFSFLFFYGSNGATVTIVNRCSFTVWPGILANSGSSGLGTTGFELASGGSRSFQAPASWSGRFWARTGCNFDSQTGQFTCLTGDCGSNQVECNGSGAKPPATLAEFTIGSGPEDPTRKQDFYDVSLVDGYNVPMVVEPSGGTEGNCLTTGCVADLNQRCPPELRFGSGSACKSACEAFGSPEYCCSGAYASPTECKPSMYSEIFKSACPRSYSYAFDDATSTFTCTSADYTITLCPSLPSQKSAANGWREGGGLAESSPSPLSTWLSDVFTSDSSKIHISSQYLLIFSCIFLLFRQF; this comes from the exons ATGATCATAACACTTCTTCATTCTCCTGTCTCATTCTGTTTCATCTACATGTTTAGCTTCCTCTTCTTCTACG GAAGTAATGGTGCTACAGTAACTATAGTAAACCGATGCAGCTTCACTGTCTGGCCGGGAATTTTAGCCAACTCCGGAAGCAGCGGCTTAGGAACAACCGGCTTCGAGCTAGCTTCCGGTGGCTCACGTTCCTTCCAAGCTCCTGCAAGCTGGTCGGGTCGGTTTTGGGCAAGAACCGGCTGCAACTTCGACTCTCAAACAGGTCAATTCACCTGCTTAACCGGCGACTGCGGCTCTAACCAAGTCGAATGCAACGGCTCAGGAGCCAAACCGCCGGCTACGCTAGCCGAATTCACGATCGGGTCAGGTCCAGAAGATCCTACCCGAAAACAAGACTTCTACGACGTAAGCCTCGTGGACGGATACAACGTCCCCATGGTAGTTGAACCAAGCGGAGGGACAGAAGGCAACTGCTTAACCACAGGATGCGTGGCCGATCTAAACCAAAGATGTCCACCGGAGCTCCGGTTCGGATCCGGGTCAGCATGCAAAAGCGCGTGCGAGGCGTTTGGTAGTCCAGAGTATTGTTGTAGTGGCGCGTACGCTTCACCTACAGAGTGTAAACCGTCCATGTACTCGGAGATATTCAAGTCAGCTTGTCCTAGATCGTATAGCTACGCGTTCGACGACGCTACGAGTACGTTCACATGCACTTCTGCTGATTATACCATCACTCTTTGCCCTTCCTTGCCTAG CCAAAAGTCTGCAGCTAATGGGTGGAGAGAGGGCGGTGGATTGGCAGAAAGCTCACCGTCACCATTATCTACTTGGTTATCTGATGTTTTCACTTCTGACTCCTCAAAAATTCATATATCTTCTCAATATTTACTCATTTTTAGTTGTATTTTTCTTCTTTTTCGGCAATTTTGA
- the LOC106307088 gene encoding endoplasmin homolog, with product MRKRTLVSVLFLFSLLFLLPDQGRKLHANAEDSSDEVSDPPKVEEKLGGHGGLSTDSDVVHRESESISKKSLRSNAEKFEFQAEVSRLMDIIINSLYSNKDIFLRELISNASDALDKIRFLALTDKDVLGEGDNAKLEIQIKLDKAKKILSIRDRGIGMTKEDLIKNLGTIAKSGTSAFVEKMQSSGDLNLIGQFGVGFYSAYLVADYIEVISKHNDDIQHVWESKADGKFAVSEDTWNEPLGRGTEIRLHLRDEAGEYLEESKLKDLVKRYSEFINFPINLWASKEVETEVPAEEDESTEEETETTSTEEEKEEDAEDEDSEKKQKTKKVKETVYEWELLNDVKAIWLRSPKEVTEEEYTKFYHSLSKDFSDEKPMAWSHFNAEGDVEFKAVLYVPPKAAHDQYESYYNTNKANLKLYVRRVFISDEFDELLPKYLSFLKGLVDSDTLPLNVSREMLQQHSSLKTIKKKLIRKALDMIRKLAEEDPDEVHDDDKKDVEKSGENDEKKGQYTKFWNEFGKSIKLGIIEDASNRNRLAKLLRFETTKSDGKLTSLDQYIKRMKKGQKDVFYITGSSKEQLEKSPFLERLIKKGYEVIFFTDPVDEYLMQYLMDYEDKKFQNVSKEGLKVGKDSKVKELKEAFKELTKWWKESLASENVDDVKISNRLADTPCVVVTSKFGWSANMERIMQSQTLSDANKQAYMRGKRVLEINPRHPIIKELKERVASDPEDESVKETAQLMYQTALIESGFILNDPKDFAGRIYNSVKSSLKISPDAVAEEEVEAEETETSEEATETKSDDLHGGLNIEAEPVEEETPTKDEL from the exons ATGAGGAAGAGGACGCTCGTGTCCGTCTTGTTCCTGTTCTCCCTCCTCTTCCTTCTCCCAGATCAAG GAAGAAAGCTGCACGCGAATGCAGAAGATAGCTCCGATGAGGTTTCAGATCCACCGAAGGTGGAGGAGAAACTCGGTGGTCACGGCGGTTTATCGACTGATTCAGATGTCGTTCATAG AGAGTCTGAGTCGATCTCGAAGAAGTCACTCCGCAGTAACGCGGAGAAGTTTGAGTTCCAGGCTGAGGTCTCTCGGCTTATGGACATTATCATCAACTCTCTATACAGCAACAAGGATATTTTCCTTAGAGAGTTGATCTCCAATGCTTCTGAT GCTTTGGATAAGATTAGGTTCCTTGCACTCACTGACAAAGACGTTTTGGGCGAAGGTGACAATGCTAAGCTTGAGATCCAG ATTAAGTTAGATAAAGCTAAGAAGATTCTTTCTATTCGGGACCGTGGTATTGGAATGACTAAGGAGGACTTGATCAAGAACCTTGGTACCATTGCAAAATCCGGAACGTCAG CTTTTGTTGAGAAAATGCAATCAAGTGGGGATCTTAACCTTATTGGACAATTTGGTGTTGGATTCTACTCTGCCTATCTTGTTGCTGACTACATTGAAGTCATTAGCAAGCACAACGATGATATCCA ACATGTATGGGAATCAAAGGCTGATGGTAAATTTGCTGTTTCCGAGGATACATGGAATGAGCCTCTTGGACGTGGAACTGAGATTAGACTACATCTTAGAGATGAAGCTGGCGAGTACCTTGAGGAGAGTAAACTTAAG GATTTGGTGAAGAGATATTCTGAATTCATTAACTTCCCTATCAACCTCTGGGCTAGCAAAGAGGTTGAAACTGAGGTCCCAGCTGAGGAAGATGAATCAACTGAAGAGGAAACTG AAACCACCTCTACCGAGGAAGAGAAGGAAGAAGATGCTGAGGATGAAGACAGTGAGAAGAAGCAGAAAACCAAGAAGGTGAAAGAAACGGTTTATGAATGGGAGCTTCTGAATGATGTTAAGGCTATATGGCTGAGAAGTCCCAAGGAGGTGACAGAGGAAGAGTACACTAAATTCTACCACTCTCTCTCAAAG GATTTCTCTGACGAGAAGCCAATGGCTTGGAGTCACTTCAATGCTGAAGGTGATGTTGAATTCAAGGCTGTGTTGTATGTTCCTCCGAAAGCTGCCCATGATCAGTACGAGAGCTACTACAACACCAACAAGGCGAACTTGAAGCTCTACGTCAGGAGGGTCTTCATCTCGGATGAATTTGATGAGCTTCTGCCTAAATATTTGAGTTTCTTGAAG GGTCTTGTTGACTCTGACACGTTGCCTCTAAATGTATCACGAGAAATGCTTCAACAACACAGCAGCTTAAAGACAATTAAGAAGAAGCTCATCCGAAAGGCTCTTGATATGATCCGCAAGCTTGCTGAAGAAGACCCTGATGAGGTCCATGACGATGACAAAAAAG ATGTGGAGAAGTCTGGTGAGAATGACGAGAAGAAGGGTCAGTACACCAAGTTCTGGAACGAGTTTGGCAAGTCGATTAAACTTGGCATTATTGAGGATGCTTCTAACAGGAACCGCCTGGCAAAACTACTTCGTTTTGAGAC AACTAAGTCCGATGGAAAATTGACTTCCCTTGATCAGTACATCAAGAGAATGAAAAAGGGGCAAAAGGACGTATTTTACATTACTGGAAGCAGCAAGGAGCAACTGGAGAAATCTCCATTCCTGGAGAGGCTCATCAAAAAGGGCTATGAG GTCATCTTCTTCACAGACCCCGTTGATGAGTACTTGATGCAATACCTGATGGATTACGAGGACAAGAAGTTCCAGAATGTGTCAAAAGAAGGACTGAAGGTTGGGAAAGATTCGAAAGTGAAGGAGCTGAAAGAAGCATTCAAGGAGCTAACCAAGTGGTGGAAGGAGAGTCTCGCTAGTGAGAACGTGGACGACGTTAAAATCAGTAACCGATTGGCTGACACTCCCTGTGTAGTTGTAACGTCCAAGTTTGGATGGAGTGCAAACATGGAGAGGATCATGCAGTCCCAAACTCTCTCCGATGCAAACAAGCAAGCTTACATGCGAGGAAAGCGAGTCCTTGAGATCAACCCTCGACACCCTATCATCAAAGAACTCAAGGAAAGAGTTGCTAGCGACCCAGAG GATGAGAGTGTGAAAGAAACAGCACAGCTCATGTACCAGACAGCTTTGATCGAGAGTGGATTCATACTCAACGACCCAAAAGACTTTGCAGGCCGTATTTACAACTCCGTCAAGAGCAGCCTGAAGATCAGTCCTGATGCCGTAGCCGAAGAGGAAGTCGAGGCAGAGGAAACAGAGACGAGTGAGGAAGCCACTGAGACAAAATCAGATGACTTGCATGGTGGTCTAAACATTGAAGCCGAACCAGTTGAGGAAGAGACACCAACCAAGGACGAACTATAG
- the LOC106331554 gene encoding probable E3 ubiquitin-protein ligase LOG2, which translates to MELSITARLVVYITFLGTIMFLIFLILKYLSDCDMEDDTERLPVVAGEEVTVWTPSEVTGKGDLETASFSSADDVDYSTLCVICFEERRNCFFVPCGHSATCRGCAEKIMSEENKVCPICRRVIRKAKRLVLKF; encoded by the exons ATGGAGCTATCCATCACCGCTAGATTGGTGGTTTACATTACATTTTTGG GGACCATAATGTTCCTTATTTTCTTGATACTAAAATACCTGAGCGATTGTGACATGGAAGATGACACGGAGAGGTTACCAGTGGTGGCAGGAGAAGAAGTCACCGTTTGGACGCCGTCGGAAGTAACGGGGAAAGGTGATCTGGAAACGGCGTCGTTCAGCTCGGCGGATGATGTGGACTACTCGACATTGTGTGTCATATGTTTCGAGGAACGGAGAAACTGTTTCTTTGTACCGTGCGGTCACTCTGCCACTTGTCGCGGCTGTGCTGAGAAGATCATGTCGGAAGAAAACAAGGTGTGTCCGATTTGCCGGAGGGTGATACGCAAGGCTAAGAGATTAGTTCTTAAGTTTTGA
- the LOC106341908 gene encoding F-box protein GID2 gives MKRSASNSVTDGDASPKKMKKTTEEDSEIGFANLDENLLYEVLKHVDARTLATSSCVSKIWHRTAQDERLWELICTRHWANIGCSQHQLRFVVLALGGFKQLHSLYLWPLSSPNQHGRLGKDELKLSLSLLSIRYYEKMNFTKRLP, from the coding sequence ATGAAACGCAGTGCTTCAAACTCAGTTACAGACGGTGATGCGAGTCCCAAGAAGATGAAGAAGACCACAGAGGAAGATTCAGAAATCGGATTCGCGAACTTGGACGAGAATCTACTCTACGAGGTGTTGAAGCACGTGGACGCGAGGACCTTAGCAACGTCATCTTGCGTGAGCAAGATCTGGCACAGGACTGCACAAGACGAGCGTCTGTGGGAGCTGATCTGCACGCGTCACTGGGCCAACATCGGCTGCAGCCAACACCAGCTCAGATTCGTCGTCTTGGCGCTTGGCGGCTTCAAACAGCTCCACTCGCTCTACCTGTGGCCTCTCTCGAGTCCGAATCAACATGGTAGATTGGGTAAAGACGAGCTGAAACTCTCCCTTTCTCTCCTCTCGATTCGGTACTACGAGAAGATGAATTTCACTAAGAGACTCCCCTGA
- the LOC106306475 gene encoding 3-oxo-Delta(4,5)-steroid 5-beta-reductase: MSWWWAGAIGAAKKKFDDDEPTQTYESVALIIGVTGIVGNSLAEILPLSDTPGGPWKVYGVARRPRPSWNADHPIDYIQCDVSDPDDVRSNLSPLTDVTHVFYVTWTNRSSEGENCEANGSMLRNVLRAVVPNAPNLRHVCLQTGTKHYIGPFKDLETTRYHDPPFTEDMPRLGVENFYYALEDVLFEEIKKKESVTWSVHRPNTIFGFSPYSLMNIVGTLCVYAAICKHEGTKLSFPGSKKAWEGFSTASDADLIAEQQIWAAVDPYAKNEAFNCNNDDVFKWKHLWKILAEQFGIEEYGFEEGKNVGLVEMMKGKESVWEEMVKENQLQEKKLGEVGVWWFVDVILGVEGMIDSMNKSKEHGFLGFRNSNNSFISWIDKYKAFKIVP; encoded by the exons ATGAGTTGGTGGTGGGCAGGCGCCATCGGAGCTGCCAAG AAGAAGTTCGACGACGATGAACCTACACAAACCTACGAGAGCGTCGCACTCATCATCGGCGTCACCGGAATCGTCGGAAACAGCCTCGCCGAGATCCTCCCTCTCTCCGACACCCCCGGCGGCCCGTGGAAAGTCTACGGCGTCGCTCGCCGTCCTCGCCCCTCCTGGAACGCCGATCACCCCATCGACTACATCCAGTGCGACGTCTCCGACCCCGACGACGTGAGATCCAACCTATCCCCCTTAACCGACGTCACGCACGTCTTCTACGTCACGTGGACCAACCGCTCCTCCGAGGGGGAGAACTGCGAGGCCAACGGCTCCATGCTCCGCAACGTCCTCCGCGCGGTTGTCCCCAACGCGCCGAATCTAAGGCACGTTTGTCTCCAGACGGGGACCAAGCACTACATCGGTCCCTTCAAGGACCTTGAGACGACTCGGTATCACGATCCTCCGTTCACGGAGGATATGCCGAGGTTGGGAGTCGAGAATTTTTACTACGCTCTTGAGGATGTTCTGTTCGAAGAGATCAAGAAGAAAGAGAGCGTGACTTGGTCTGTGCATAGACCGAACACCATCTTCGGTTTCTCTCCGTACAGTTTGATGAACATTGTGGGGACACTCTGCGTCTACGCAGCGATATGCAAGCACGAAGGGACTAAGCTGAGCTTCCCGGGGAGCAAGAAGGCCTGGGAAGGTTTCAGTACGGCTTCGGATGCGGACTTGATCGCCGAGCAGCAGATTTGGGCTGCGGTTGATCCCTACGCGAAGAACGAGGCGTTTAACTGCAATAATGATGATGTTTTCAAGTGGAAGCATCTTTGGAAGATTCTTGCCGAGCAGTTTGGGATCGAGGAGTATGGGTTTGAGGAAGGGAAGAACGTTGGGTTGGTGGAGATGATGAAAGGGAAAGAGAGTGTGTGGGAGGAGATGGTGAAGGAGAATCAGTTGCAGGAGAAGAAGCTTGGTGAAGTTGGTGTGTGGTGGTTTGTGGATGTGATACTTGGTGTTGAAGGGATGATTGATAGTATGAACAAGAGTAAAGAACATGGCTTCCTTGGTTTCAGGAACTCTAACAACTCTTTTATCTCGTGGATTGATAAGTACAAGGCTTTCAAGATCGTGCCTTGA